Proteins found in one Methylobacterium sp. CB376 genomic segment:
- a CDS encoding thioesterase family protein — protein MADERSASVFFFAPFVSSTMPIEPAWIDYNGHLNMAYYHVIFDRAVDEAFEIVGLGPEYIAERGATYFAAEVHVRYRRELTADDRVRVTLQLVDFDEKRLHFYLEIRHAQEGWVAASSENMALHVDATSRRVTPFPPDILANLAVMRACHARLPRPEDLGRVIGIPRRARRDGDAVAVLAGARH, from the coding sequence ATGGCAGACGAGCGTTCCGCATCGGTATTCTTCTTCGCGCCATTCGTCTCGTCGACGATGCCGATCGAACCGGCCTGGATCGACTATAACGGCCATCTCAACATGGCCTACTACCACGTGATCTTCGATCGCGCGGTCGACGAGGCCTTCGAAATCGTCGGGCTCGGGCCCGAATATATCGCGGAGCGCGGCGCCACCTACTTCGCCGCCGAGGTTCACGTGCGCTATCGGCGGGAGCTGACGGCGGACGACCGGGTGCGCGTGACGCTGCAGCTGGTCGATTTCGACGAGAAGCGCCTGCACTTCTACCTGGAGATCCGCCACGCCCAGGAGGGCTGGGTGGCGGCGTCGTCCGAGAACATGGCGCTGCACGTCGACGCGACGAGCCGCCGGGTGACGCCCTTCCCGCCCGACATCCTCGCCAACCTCGCGGTGATGCGGGCGTGCCACGCCCGGCTGCCGCGGCCGGAGGATCTAGGCCGGGTGATCGGCATCCCGCGCCGCGCCCGGCGGGACGGGGACGCGGTCGCGGTCCTGGCCGGCGCGCGGCACTGA
- a CDS encoding FAD-binding oxidoreductase — protein sequence MNAASPAPLPALRERPSPETVAAVTAALAAQFGNRLVTSQAVREQHGSTLTWVPNQPPDAVVFVDSTEEVQAVVRVCAAHRMPVVAFGTGTSLEGHVNAPYGGVSVDLSGMNRVLAVHAEDLDCVVQPGVTRKALNEHLRDQGLFFPIDPGADASLGGMAATRASGTNAVRYGTMKDNVLALTAVLPNGEILRTGSRARKSSAGYDLTRLLVGSEGTLGIITELTLRLSGIPEAISAGICPFPTIKAACDAVILTIQSGLPVARIELLDEVQVAACNAYSKLSLPETPLLLVEFHGSEASVAEQAERFGEIAAEFDGGPYEWATKAEERSRLWQARHDVYWAASGMRPGAKVIATDVCVPISRLAECVDATKRDIVESGIIAPIAGHVGDGNFHTSPLVMMDDADEIARVTGFIERLVARAIAMEGTCTGEHGIGQKKMRFMEIEHGAPALALMRGLKRTIDPDNIMNPGKVLPL from the coding sequence ATGAACGCCGCGAGCCCCGCCCCCCTGCCCGCGCTGCGCGAGCGCCCGAGCCCGGAGACCGTGGCGGCCGTCACGGCGGCGCTGGCGGCGCAGTTCGGCAACCGCCTCGTCACTTCCCAGGCGGTGCGCGAGCAGCACGGCAGCACCCTGACCTGGGTGCCGAACCAGCCGCCGGACGCGGTCGTGTTCGTCGACAGCACCGAGGAGGTGCAGGCGGTCGTGCGGGTCTGCGCGGCCCACCGCATGCCGGTCGTCGCCTTCGGCACCGGCACCTCGCTGGAGGGCCACGTGAACGCCCCCTACGGCGGCGTCTCGGTCGACCTCTCGGGCATGAACCGGGTGCTGGCCGTGCACGCGGAGGATCTCGACTGCGTGGTGCAGCCGGGCGTCACCCGCAAGGCGCTGAACGAGCACCTGCGCGACCAGGGGCTGTTCTTCCCGATCGATCCCGGCGCGGACGCCTCCCTGGGCGGCATGGCGGCGACGCGGGCCTCGGGCACCAACGCGGTGCGCTACGGCACCATGAAGGACAACGTCCTGGCGCTGACCGCGGTGCTGCCGAACGGCGAGATCCTGCGCACCGGCTCGCGGGCGCGCAAGAGCTCGGCCGGCTACGACCTCACCCGCCTGCTCGTGGGTTCGGAGGGCACGCTCGGCATCATCACGGAGCTGACGCTGCGGCTCTCGGGCATCCCGGAGGCGATCTCGGCGGGGATCTGCCCCTTCCCGACCATCAAGGCCGCCTGCGACGCGGTGATCCTGACCATCCAGTCCGGGCTGCCGGTGGCGCGGATCGAACTCCTCGACGAGGTGCAGGTGGCGGCCTGCAACGCCTACTCGAAGCTCTCGCTGCCCGAGACGCCGCTGCTCCTCGTGGAGTTCCACGGCTCGGAGGCCAGCGTCGCCGAGCAGGCCGAGCGCTTCGGCGAGATCGCGGCCGAGTTCGACGGCGGCCCCTACGAGTGGGCGACGAAGGCCGAGGAGCGCTCGCGCCTCTGGCAGGCCCGGCACGACGTCTACTGGGCCGCGAGCGGGATGCGCCCCGGCGCCAAGGTGATCGCCACCGACGTCTGCGTGCCGATCTCGCGCCTCGCCGAATGCGTCGACGCGACCAAGCGGGACATCGTCGAGAGCGGGATCATCGCGCCGATCGCCGGCCATGTCGGGGACGGCAACTTCCACACCTCGCCGCTGGTGATGATGGACGATGCCGACGAGATCGCCCGCGTGACGGGCTTCATCGAGCGCCTCGTCGCCCGGGCGATCGCCATGGAGGGCACCTGCACGGGCGAGCACGGCATCGGCCAGAAGAAGATGCGCTTCATGGAGATCGAGCACGGCGCCCCGGCCCTCGCCCTGATGCGCGGCCTCAAGCGGACGATCGACCCGGACAACATCATGAATCCGGGCAAGGTCCTCCCGCTCTAA
- a CDS encoding TAXI family TRAP transporter solute-binding subunit, which translates to MPTILHRRDILFLTVGLLLVAVTALAFVLTRPTTLRVAVGPRDGVEARLIGAYAEALARGQEDIRLKVVPYDDVRDSAAALQEGRADLAVVRPDVKLPENGLTLAVLHDEALIIAAPAGAGLGELPELTGKRLGLVARHGADLPFMASLLTYYDLAQAPAERAGAPGTVALVPLRAEEVTAALTGGRIDAVAVIAAPSSRWAGHVVRAVEAASPEHRASFVAVPDGEAILQRLPELQSVTIPAGTFGGRPKRPDEDVRTVGASYRLMARASLDRDTAARVTQHLFELRSRLAARTTTANLVKAPDFDSSVAATSARLPNHPGAVDYFEREQQTFLQRYEDLIYLVAFFGGGLGSAGAWIGQRLAREKRARVDAVLDRLLGILREARTAPDPAALDALAVEIDGLVVDVVGHARAHDTDIRTMSALILAVDAARAAIADCRGARGEEAPRERAARVLSLHAPGG; encoded by the coding sequence ATGCCCACGATACTGCACAGGCGCGATATCCTCTTCCTGACGGTCGGCCTCCTGCTGGTGGCCGTGACCGCCCTCGCCTTCGTCCTCACCCGCCCGACGACGCTGCGGGTCGCGGTCGGGCCGCGCGACGGCGTCGAGGCCCGGCTGATCGGAGCCTACGCGGAGGCGCTCGCCCGCGGCCAGGAGGATATACGCCTCAAGGTCGTGCCCTACGACGACGTGCGCGACAGCGCCGCGGCCCTGCAGGAGGGGCGCGCCGACCTCGCGGTGGTGCGGCCGGACGTGAAGCTGCCCGAGAACGGGCTCACGCTCGCGGTGCTGCACGACGAGGCGCTGATCATCGCCGCTCCCGCGGGCGCCGGCCTCGGCGAGCTCCCCGAACTCACCGGCAAGCGCCTCGGCCTCGTCGCCCGGCACGGCGCCGACCTGCCCTTCATGGCCAGCCTCCTCACCTATTACGACCTCGCCCAGGCTCCGGCGGAGCGGGCCGGCGCGCCCGGGACCGTGGCGCTGGTGCCCCTGCGGGCCGAGGAGGTGACGGCGGCGCTGACGGGCGGGCGCATCGACGCGGTCGCGGTGATCGCCGCCCCGTCCTCGCGCTGGGCGGGGCACGTGGTCCGGGCCGTGGAGGCCGCCTCGCCGGAGCACCGCGCGAGCTTCGTCGCGGTGCCGGACGGCGAGGCGATCCTCCAGCGCCTGCCCGAACTGCAGAGCGTGACCATCCCGGCCGGCACCTTCGGGGGACGCCCCAAGCGCCCCGACGAGGACGTGCGCACGGTCGGCGCCTCCTACCGGCTGATGGCGCGGGCCTCCCTCGACCGGGACACCGCCGCGCGGGTGACCCAGCACCTGTTCGAGCTGCGCTCCCGGCTCGCGGCCCGCACCACGACCGCGAACCTCGTCAAGGCGCCGGATTTCGACAGTTCCGTCGCGGCGACGAGCGCGCGGCTCCCCAACCACCCGGGGGCGGTGGATTACTTCGAGCGCGAGCAGCAGACCTTCCTGCAGCGCTACGAGGACCTGATCTACCTCGTGGCCTTCTTCGGGGGCGGGCTGGGCTCGGCCGGGGCCTGGATCGGCCAGCGGCTGGCGCGGGAGAAGCGGGCGCGCGTCGACGCCGTGCTCGACCGGCTGCTCGGCATCCTGAGGGAGGCCCGCACCGCCCCGGACCCGGCCGCGCTCGACGCGCTCGCGGTCGAGATCGACGGGCTCGTGGTCGACGTGGTCGGGCATGCCCGCGCCCACGACACCGACATCCGCACGATGAGCGCGCTGATCCTGGCGGTGGACGCGGCCCGGGCGGCCATCGCCGATTGCCGGGGCGCGCGGGGCGAGGAGGCGCCGCGCGAGCGGGCCGCGCGGGTGCTGAGCCTGCACGCCCCGGGCGGGTAG
- a CDS encoding regulatory protein RecX: protein MNPDEPRAIPAPGQDADRDGGKTARPITPASLERAALAYLERYGASTEMLRRVLLRRVEARCRLRGEAPEDFAAMVEAVVARAGRAGLVDDASFADAKVRSLRRRGGSARAIQAKLAAKGVDRDTVRAALAAHAGEGQEGPEEDEEAAARAYARRRRLGPWRRSQDRVEARQRDIAALARAGFAPALARRIVDEEDEPAP, encoded by the coding sequence ATGAACCCGGACGAGCCCCGCGCGATCCCTGCTCCCGGCCAGGATGCCGACCGGGATGGCGGAAAGACGGCGCGGCCGATCACCCCGGCCTCCCTGGAGCGCGCGGCCCTGGCCTACCTGGAGCGCTACGGCGCCTCGACGGAGATGCTGCGGCGGGTGCTGCTGCGGCGCGTGGAGGCGCGCTGCCGGCTGCGGGGCGAGGCGCCGGAGGATTTCGCCGCGATGGTGGAGGCGGTGGTGGCGCGGGCCGGGCGGGCCGGGCTCGTCGACGACGCCTCCTTCGCGGATGCCAAGGTCCGCAGCCTGCGCCGCCGCGGCGGCTCCGCCCGGGCGATCCAGGCCAAGCTCGCCGCCAAGGGGGTCGACCGCGACACGGTGCGGGCGGCCCTGGCCGCGCATGCGGGCGAGGGGCAGGAAGGCCCCGAGGAGGACGAGGAAGCGGCGGCGCGCGCCTATGCGCGGCGGCGGCGGCTCGGGCCCTGGCGGCGATCTCAGGACCGGGTCGAGGCGCGCCAGCGCGACATCGCCGCGCTGGCGCGGGCGGGTTTCGCGCCGGCCCTCGCCCGCCGCATCGTCGACGAGGAGGACGAGCCGGCCCCGTGA
- a CDS encoding dienelactone hydrolase family protein: MSIFEPDLRSLAGETRPSRRAVMVTSLATGFALAAQPIAAQTAIATDANGLTASEVKVPTQDGAIPAYRAMPASGGPFPVVLVVQEIFGVHEHIKDVCRRLAKLGFYAVAPELYARQGDVSGMTDIQAIVRDVVAKVPDAQVLGDLDATVAFAKESGQADTARLGITGFCWGGRIVWLYAAHNPALKAGVAWYGRLAGATTPLQPKNPLDLVTALKAPVLGLYGGADPGIPVSTVDQMREACRAAAKTCDLVVYPDTPHAFNADYRPSYRPGPARDGWQRLQAWFRQHGVA; this comes from the coding sequence ATGAGCATCTTCGAGCCCGATCTGCGCAGCCTCGCGGGCGAGACCCGGCCGTCTCGCCGCGCCGTGATGGTGACGAGCCTCGCCACCGGCTTCGCGCTGGCCGCGCAGCCCATCGCCGCGCAGACCGCCATCGCCACCGACGCGAACGGCCTCACCGCCAGCGAGGTGAAGGTCCCGACGCAGGATGGCGCGATCCCGGCCTACCGGGCGATGCCGGCGAGCGGCGGCCCCTTCCCGGTCGTGCTGGTGGTCCAGGAGATCTTCGGCGTCCACGAGCACATCAAGGATGTCTGCCGCCGCCTGGCCAAGCTCGGCTTCTACGCGGTGGCGCCGGAACTCTACGCCCGGCAGGGCGACGTCTCGGGCATGACCGACATCCAGGCGATCGTCCGCGACGTGGTCGCGAAGGTGCCGGACGCGCAGGTGCTCGGCGACCTCGACGCGACGGTCGCCTTCGCCAAGGAATCCGGGCAGGCCGACACGGCGCGGCTCGGGATCACCGGCTTCTGCTGGGGCGGGCGCATCGTCTGGCTCTACGCGGCGCACAACCCCGCCCTGAAGGCCGGCGTCGCTTGGTACGGGCGGCTCGCGGGCGCCACCACGCCGCTGCAGCCGAAGAACCCGCTCGACCTCGTGACCGCGCTGAAGGCGCCGGTGCTCGGCCTCTACGGCGGCGCCGACCCGGGCATCCCGGTGAGCACGGTCGACCAGATGCGGGAGGCCTGCCGGGCGGCGGCCAAGACCTGCGATCTCGTGGTCTATCCCGACACCCCCCACGCCTTCAATGCCGATTACCGGCCGAGCTACCGTCCCGGGCCGGCCCGGGACGGCTGGCAGCGGCTGCAGGCCTGGTTCCGGCAGCACGGCGTGGCCTAA
- the tehA gene encoding dicarboxylate transporter/tellurite-resistance protein TehA yields MPRSFPAVPASFFGMVLGLVGLGNAWRAAAQLWGAPSLVGEAVMLLGVAVWAAVAALYGAKWLRARPAALDEALHPVQCCFIGLAGVSTMLVALAALPYARPLAFVLFGFGGLFTLGFAVWRTGGLWQGGRDVAATTPVLYLPTVAGGFVTAAAASAFGLHDLAQLAFGAALLSWLAIESVLLHRLYTGPTLGAALRPTLGIQLAPPAVGGVAFLSLGGDPAGPVALGLFGYGLLQGLVMLRLVPFLRGQGFSPAFWSFSFGATALASLGLRIGATGQAPAVAALAPPVFLGANLLVGWLVLGTLRLLAAGRLVAAPAPPPPAEPLLPQAR; encoded by the coding sequence ATGCCCCGTTCGTTTCCGGCCGTTCCGGCCTCGTTCTTCGGCATGGTGCTGGGCCTCGTGGGGCTCGGCAATGCGTGGCGGGCGGCCGCCCAGCTCTGGGGCGCCCCGTCCCTCGTCGGCGAGGCCGTGATGCTGCTCGGGGTGGCGGTCTGGGCCGCCGTGGCGGCGCTCTACGGGGCCAAGTGGCTGCGCGCCCGCCCGGCCGCCCTCGACGAGGCGCTTCACCCGGTCCAGTGCTGCTTCATCGGGCTCGCCGGGGTCTCGACCATGCTGGTCGCCCTGGCCGCCCTCCCGTACGCGCGGCCCCTCGCCTTCGTGCTGTTCGGGTTCGGCGGCCTGTTCACGCTCGGCTTCGCGGTCTGGCGCACGGGGGGCCTCTGGCAAGGCGGGCGCGACGTCGCCGCGACGACCCCGGTCCTCTACCTGCCGACCGTGGCGGGCGGCTTCGTCACGGCGGCGGCCGCCTCGGCCTTCGGCCTGCACGACCTCGCGCAGCTCGCCTTCGGGGCGGCGCTGCTGTCGTGGCTGGCGATCGAATCGGTGCTGCTGCACCGGCTCTACACCGGCCCGACCCTCGGCGCGGCCCTGCGCCCGACGCTGGGCATCCAGCTCGCGCCGCCGGCGGTCGGGGGCGTCGCCTTCCTGAGCCTCGGGGGCGATCCGGCCGGGCCGGTGGCGCTGGGGCTGTTCGGCTACGGCCTGCTGCAGGGATTGGTGATGCTGCGGCTCGTCCCCTTCCTGCGCGGGCAGGGCTTCTCCCCGGCCTTCTGGAGCTTCTCGTTCGGCGCGACGGCGCTGGCGTCCCTCGGCCTGCGGATCGGCGCGACCGGGCAGGCGCCCGCGGTCGCGGCCCTGGCGCCGCCGGTCTTCCTCGGCGCCAATCTGCTCGTCGGCTGGCTGGTGCTCGGGACGCTGCGGCTCCTGGCGGCGGGCCGGCTCGTCGCGGCGCCGGCCCCGCCGCCCCCGGCCGAGCCGCTGCTGCCGCAGGCGCGCTGA
- a CDS encoding PAS domain-containing protein — protein MSAERCEPQGVADLAAAAAALRRHAGPFFTVLERTRQPMIFTDPRLPDNPIVFANPAFQALTGYGEADLVGRNCRLLQGPGTDPQTVARIRAAVAEGREARVAILNYRRDGTSFWNELFVCPVFDEAGRLINFFASQIDASQAHAAQSAHERLGAAEARLAEVQRHLALTLSAAGIAGTWDWDIPNRRLHVDERFALLTGLPLPVDPAGVPTASFFASIHPLDRARIRLAVSGMLNGAEVFDKEFRLRTPDGAVRWVHARGRCLYGADEAPLRFTGVLVEVTDQKRVEERLRIAQTAGRVGAFEYVPGFATVAVSPQFCSLLGLMPAETLAVSAVNALVVEGDPALLDPGLCEVGELPHAEMRVRLADSGETRWLARRGEAIRDNETADLRHVGVIYDVTATKRAEVALRELNDTLEARVREAIAEREQAEEQLRQSQKMEAVGQLTGGIAHDFNNLLTGIVGSLDLMQTRIAEGRTENLSRYAGLAMTSAQRAAALTHRLLAFSRRQPLESRPVDVNRLVNSMDELLRRTLGEQVRLEIVVAGGLWLTLCDPNQLENAVLNLAINARDAMPDGGRLTIETANAHLDEAYAAREIGVRAGQYVCIGVSDTGTGMPPDVIARAFDPFFTTKPLGQGTGLGLSMIYGFAKQSEGTVKIYSEPGQGTTVKLYLPRYRGEIESAGDHRGEAPRAERGETVLVVEDDATVRALVTEVLQELGYQALEAPDGPAGLRVLQSDAHVDLLITDVGLPGINGRQLADQARLSRAQLKVLFMTGYAENAAFGNGQIAPGMQMITKPFAVDALATRIRAIFET, from the coding sequence ATGAGCGCAGAGCGGTGCGAGCCGCAGGGCGTGGCCGACCTCGCCGCGGCGGCGGCGGCCCTGCGCCGCCATGCCGGGCCGTTCTTCACCGTGCTGGAGCGGACGCGCCAGCCGATGATCTTCACGGACCCGCGGCTGCCCGACAACCCGATCGTCTTCGCCAACCCCGCCTTCCAGGCGCTCACCGGCTACGGGGAGGCGGACCTCGTCGGGCGCAACTGCCGCCTGCTGCAGGGTCCGGGCACCGACCCGCAGACCGTCGCCCGCATCCGGGCCGCGGTCGCGGAGGGCCGCGAGGCGCGGGTCGCGATCCTGAACTACCGCCGGGACGGCACCAGCTTCTGGAACGAGCTCTTCGTCTGCCCGGTCTTCGACGAGGCCGGCCGGCTGATCAACTTCTTCGCCTCGCAGATCGACGCCAGCCAGGCCCACGCGGCGCAATCCGCCCACGAGCGGCTCGGCGCCGCCGAGGCACGGCTCGCCGAGGTGCAGCGCCACCTCGCCCTCACGCTCTCGGCGGCCGGAATCGCCGGCACCTGGGACTGGGACATCCCGAACCGGCGCCTTCACGTCGACGAGCGCTTCGCGCTCCTCACCGGCCTTCCCCTGCCGGTCGACCCGGCGGGGGTGCCGACCGCATCCTTCTTCGCCAGCATCCACCCCCTCGACCGCGCCCGCATCCGCCTCGCGGTGAGCGGGATGCTCAACGGCGCCGAGGTGTTCGACAAGGAGTTCCGCCTGCGCACCCCGGACGGGGCGGTGCGCTGGGTCCACGCGCGCGGGCGCTGCCTGTACGGGGCGGACGAGGCGCCGCTTCGCTTCACGGGCGTCCTCGTCGAGGTGACGGACCAGAAGCGCGTCGAGGAGCGCCTGCGCATCGCCCAGACGGCGGGCCGGGTCGGCGCCTTCGAGTACGTGCCGGGCTTCGCCACGGTGGCGGTCTCGCCGCAATTCTGCAGCCTGCTCGGCCTGATGCCGGCCGAGACGCTCGCCGTGAGCGCGGTCAACGCCCTCGTGGTCGAGGGTGATCCGGCGCTCCTCGATCCCGGCCTCTGCGAGGTCGGCGAACTGCCCCACGCGGAGATGCGGGTGCGCCTCGCCGACAGCGGCGAGACGCGCTGGCTCGCGCGGCGGGGCGAGGCGATCCGCGACAACGAGACCGCCGACCTGCGCCACGTCGGCGTGATCTACGACGTGACCGCGACCAAGCGGGCCGAGGTCGCGCTGCGCGAGCTCAACGACACGCTGGAGGCCAGGGTCCGCGAGGCGATCGCCGAGCGCGAGCAGGCCGAGGAGCAGCTGCGCCAGTCGCAGAAGATGGAGGCGGTGGGCCAGCTCACGGGCGGCATCGCCCACGACTTCAACAACCTCCTCACCGGCATCGTGGGCTCCCTCGACCTGATGCAGACCCGGATCGCCGAGGGGCGCACCGAGAACCTGTCCCGCTACGCGGGCCTCGCCATGACCTCGGCCCAGCGCGCCGCCGCGCTGACCCACCGGCTCCTCGCCTTCTCGCGCCGGCAGCCCCTCGAATCGAGGCCGGTCGACGTGAACCGGCTGGTCAATTCGATGGACGAGCTGCTGCGCCGGACCCTCGGCGAGCAGGTCCGGCTGGAGATCGTGGTGGCGGGCGGCCTCTGGCTCACCCTGTGCGACCCGAACCAGCTGGAGAACGCGGTCCTCAACCTCGCGATCAACGCCCGCGACGCGATGCCGGACGGCGGGCGCCTGACCATCGAGACGGCCAACGCCCACCTGGACGAGGCCTACGCGGCGCGCGAGATCGGCGTCAGGGCCGGGCAATACGTCTGCATCGGGGTCAGCGACACCGGCACCGGCATGCCGCCCGACGTGATCGCCCGCGCCTTCGACCCGTTCTTCACGACGAAGCCGCTGGGCCAGGGCACGGGGCTCGGCCTGTCGATGATCTACGGCTTCGCCAAGCAATCCGAGGGCACCGTCAAGATCTACTCGGAGCCCGGCCAGGGCACGACGGTGAAGCTCTACCTGCCGCGCTACCGCGGCGAGATCGAGTCCGCGGGCGACCACCGCGGGGAGGCGCCGCGGGCCGAGCGCGGGGAGACCGTGCTGGTGGTGGAGGACGATGCCACGGTGCGCGCCCTGGTGACGGAGGTGCTGCAGGAACTCGGCTATCAGGCCCTCGAGGCGCCGGATGGGCCGGCGGGCCTGCGCGTCCTGCAATCCGACGCCCATGTCGACCTGCTGATCACCGATGTGGGCCTGCCCGGCATCAACGGCCGCCAGCTCGCCGATCAGGCCCGGCTGTCGCGCGCGCAGCTGAAGGTGCTGTTCATGACCGGCTACGCCGAGAACGCCGCCTTCGGCAACGGCCAGATCGCGCCCGGCATGCAGATGATCACAAAGCCCTTCGCGGTCGACGCGCTCGCCACCAGGATCCGGGCGATCTTCGAGACCTGA
- a CDS encoding chemotaxis protein CheX, which translates to MSPAPVELTPLQQDAFTELVNIGVSRAAASLRKMIGVQVLLSVPSVEIVSRRDAARLVAEREASDLVVVHQSFAGAFSGRALLIFPQETSRELVRAVTGEELSAEEVEALEDEALTETGNIILNGCLATMANMLQRTLTMSLPAVMRGDGRQIFRPGDAADADTLVLFLYINFSVRERDIRGYIAMLMDLPSLENLRILIDDFIVRAIGETGE; encoded by the coding sequence GTGAGCCCCGCGCCGGTCGAACTGACGCCGCTCCAGCAGGACGCCTTCACGGAACTCGTGAATATCGGGGTCAGCCGCGCCGCCGCGAGCCTGCGCAAGATGATCGGCGTGCAGGTGCTGCTCTCGGTGCCGTCGGTCGAGATCGTGTCGCGCCGCGACGCCGCCCGCCTCGTCGCCGAGCGCGAGGCGAGCGACCTCGTCGTGGTGCATCAGAGCTTCGCGGGCGCCTTCTCGGGGCGCGCCCTGCTGATCTTTCCCCAGGAGACCAGCCGCGAGCTCGTCCGCGCCGTCACGGGCGAGGAGCTCTCGGCCGAGGAGGTCGAGGCCCTGGAGGACGAGGCGCTGACCGAGACCGGCAACATCATCCTCAACGGCTGCCTCGCCACCATGGCGAACATGCTCCAGCGCACGCTGACCATGTCGCTGCCGGCGGTGATGCGGGGCGACGGACGCCAGATCTTCCGCCCCGGCGACGCGGCCGACGCGGACACGCTGGTGCTGTTCCTCTACATCAACTTCTCGGTCCGCGAGCGCGACATCCGGGGCTATATCGCGATGCTGATGGACCTGCCCTCGCTGGAGAACCTGAGGATTCTCATCGACGACTTCATCGTGCGGGCGATCGGCGAGACGGGGGAGTGA
- a CDS encoding response regulator transcription factor, which yields MSVTALIVDDSKLARLVVAKLLRQLRPDWTLAEAGNAEEAVARMEAERIDVALLDFNMPGRDGLDLAADLRAARPEMPIAVISANIQDEVVARARSVDATFLAKPLTEESLGGFVSGASLRLRRGAP from the coding sequence ATGTCCGTGACTGCCCTGATCGTCGACGACAGCAAGCTCGCCCGCCTCGTGGTGGCCAAGCTCCTGCGCCAGCTCCGGCCGGACTGGACGCTCGCCGAGGCGGGCAATGCCGAGGAGGCGGTCGCCCGGATGGAGGCGGAGCGGATCGACGTCGCCCTCCTCGACTTCAACATGCCGGGCCGGGACGGGCTCGACCTCGCCGCCGACCTGCGCGCGGCCCGGCCCGAGATGCCGATCGCGGTGATCTCGGCCAACATCCAGGACGAGGTCGTGGCGCGGGCGCGCAGCGTCGACGCCACCTTCCTGGCCAAGCCCCTGACCGAGGAATCCCTCGGCGGCTTCGTCTCGGGCGCCTCCCTGCGCCTGCGCAGGGGCGCTCCGTGA